A window of Drosophila sulfurigaster albostrigata strain 15112-1811.04 chromosome X, ASM2355843v2, whole genome shotgun sequence genomic DNA:
ATTAGCTGGGTATTTAATCATTTGCAGTTCCCTAGCCATAGGTAAATGTTTTCGTCACGTTGTTCCAAGCTGTGTTCGTTGTGATTTTGCCATGTTCGCATGTTCGCATTTTGCAGGACATTTGTTGGGCGCCAAAATGGACAGACGAATCGATGTACTCTTCGCTGTCGCCGGCTGTGTGCTATTCATTTCCACCGGGGCCATCATTCTCGATCGCTGGATGAACAATTACGAGACGGCCATCGATAAGAACACCATATTGTCTGCGGGCgttttggcttttgccaaTGGAGCCATTTTTATCGCCGACACATTTGTCATATTTCACGCCaaataaatgttgccaaaaaaagaaCCGAATGCCATTTCATTATGCTGATTAATTGATGAAGAGGaaatactaacatatatagtatatatgtatatatatataattgagCTGCATGTGTTGAAgtagtaaataattaaatagttgCTTTTGGCGTTTGAATTAAGCTggcgccaaaaagtatgctatacaaATCGTACATTTTGCTTAGAGTTTGATGGAAGTGAAAGAGTTGTGTTTACTTGAGAAGTTATTTGTGAAGGAATAagtaatgtatttttataaaagcacttttaacaaatttaaatattattcattagAATGCAGCACTGCTTTCAGTATAGTATAAAGCATCAGCTgactataaattattaaacaaaaatgcagtGCAATTTGTGTAAAAggttaaacatattttatgaaatagcacttttttaaaatatatattttttgttatattaaaaactaaaaatatatatttaatttcgacaacaaacttttataaatattttttgaatatttttgggtatttttccgaaacaaaaaataagtggAAATGAGGCACAATCTTGAAAATATTTcgttaaattgtaatttttagccaaacataataatttgaaattaccAAATAATTCGACCatcataattataaataatttttaaatattatttttttttttaataaacaaaaaaaaaaattatttgaactTGGGACACaaacttcaaaatattttattaaaatcgaATGCTTCGAActatatttcttttgatatactagaaactataaatatattcaacaacaaaaaatagttataaataatttgtaaatattttcgtaAAAAATTATTAACCGTTTAATGATTTTCTCTTTCCATTTGCCAaggccattgccattgcctgtGTGGTGCTCTACGAGACGGTTGGCGACATGAGCAAGCGTCCATTGATCGTCTGCGGAACCATCGGCGGTTACACCGTCATTTGTGGCATTCTCCTAATCGGTAAGTACAATCTCTAAGATACAATCTCTCATCTCGCacatattgtataatatatatcgtattaatatttctaattGCAGGACACGTGCTGGGATCGGTAATTGAGAAGCGTTTGAATGCGTTAATCTCGCTGATCGGTTGCGTGCTGTTTGTGGCATCGGGCGCACTTGTTATTGACGAGTGGCACGATACGCATGCCTACTATGGTGATCGCAAGCGTTATTCGATCGCAGCCGGCTCCCTCATGATCATCAATGGCGCCGTCTTTCTGCTCGATACGCTCTCCATCTGCAGAACGTAAGGCCcgaaaataacaacagcaaaaagatGATCAACAGagctgcttgtttttttttttttttatactatacaaaaatcaattgaaattctcATGGCTTCTGTGTTTGGGGTCATCAAGCGGAATATGAATCTGATGTAAACTCTACGATTatcatattatatactatatacaaaaacacactcacatattTACACTTATTATAtgtaatacttttttttatatatctaCTATGTGTAGCACTTAAGTGAAACTCTAAttcgcacaaaaaaaaaaacaaaaaacagcgtTTGCTAAACATTTACGATGAAATTGTTCACAGGAATCcatgaaaacaaatatatatactatatctaTGCTATGTGTGTActtgtgtttgtttatctGTTTATCTCTATCTGTTTATGTATCTCTGTAACTGCGcttgtgtatctgtatctgtatctgtgccTGGTAGTATTTTGGTATCTGGCTATCAACGCTAATCTAAAAAGTGGTCATGtcttatataataattgcGCCGCTATTTCGCTACTCCGTCTCGCTTTATTCTGCTCCAGCTTCAGGCTGAGAAAATTGCGCATAATTGCGCTTCAAGCGCATTTTCAGACTCTTTTCTGGGAAAATTGCTTCGACACACGCCGCGTGACGTCACGTGCCAACTGCTGttagcgaaaaaaaaaccggCCCTAAAAGGTTGACAGCTTTTTTTTCATTGCAATTTAACTTTCAGTTTTCAAGATCTGCTCATAACTATTTCTTGGCAGATTTGCGACGCTTAAAGTTGAGTCATTTTTtgttaagtaaatttaatttttttctttaaaacataacaaaatatttgatctggaaatttatttaggaagttgaattatattttatgaaattccaAGATGTTGTCATATAGAAAAGCTTGatctttaaaatacaaattattcaagtttaCTTGAAAACTTGTAGAACTTAAAAAACTATGAATTTtagatattatatttagttttaaagcAGACCGAATTTATtctgaaaagtattttttattattttgctgatTAAGTGTTTCAAGCTTTGTTCTCCAATTCGTAAGAAAAGCATCCAGTATAAAAGCAGCAAGTATTCACtcaaaatttcttttgaaaattttatttttgtttacttttaatgttggcaataatacaaaaatttattttaaaatttagatGATGTATTCacaatttggttgcgatcggataaaaGATATTTCATGATGATTTTAAAGCGATATTCCGCCTCCATGGCGGATGTCGTTCACAGCACGAGGTACTTTGCCCTTATTGGCATCCATTACACCATCGAAAGCAGTCGAGAACTGTGTGCAGGGCATGCTAAAAAAACTGCTCCACGGCTACAagagcatcatcatcataaaatCATCTGCTCATTGAGAGTGATAATGTCCAGCTCCCGTCCAGAACCAATTGAGAATTGCAAAcgggggaaaaaaaaaaatttactgTTTACGAAATATTGCAGACTTTTAAGCCGATCATGcgaagaacataaaaaataagaaggCATTAGTCCGAGAAACTTACACCAACTAATACTTTGCAGCAAACTTGTGCCGCGCCTTctcaattttttgtatttcttcttgctgctgatttatgttcgcctggtatttcacttGATGCGACTGtaacttttttacttgtttgttgtGCCTTTTAGCCTCTGCGTGTgattttgtgattttgtttttgctctcgttgtcgctgtcttTGGTTGATAATTAAgcaatttagttaatttataattatttcttatgTTCAACCCTTCAGAAGCACTCCGGATCCGGTCTTTGTGGAAGCGTCGTCGACGGATAAAAGCAAAGTTGAGATAAATCGCTTTTAGCCTGGGATTGAGATACATTCTGCTACGCTCTCACTTACAAGAGACTTTAAACCGAGTTGtgatttacatttaaattcattatgttttttttttgttttggtattcTAATCTTCGCtttaatcataattatatactatacattttAGTAGTAagcattattatatattttgcgaGCAAATTAGCATTCGTCAGGGTTATGTTCGTGTTGAATGCTCATCTCACAATCGTTTATAGTAGCAGCTCTATAACAGGCTGTTGAAATTACTTCATGTGCTatagaacaacaactacatctaaaaataaaggaaaacaCAGAGAGATCTGGTAATAATCATTTTAGCTTTTGGACCTCAGCATGGCAGCCAGCTCGAAGGCCGAAGAGAAGCCCACGATTATGGGCTGTGACTTTGAGATACACGGAAAGGTGCCCAAGGAGGCCTTTGAATTGTTTGCCGTTGCCCAGGCGAAGCTGTTGGGTCTGCGGGGTTATATCACGCGGGTCTCCGATGATTTTTACAAGGGTCAATTGCAGGGCGAGGGCAAAGTGATTGAGAAATTCAAACAGTTGATCGCCACAGCTGCCGAATATGTGGCTGCTGTCAAGGAGTTTATCGTTAAGAATCTGAAAATCATTGTGGATTATACATACGAGACATTCGAGCTGAGGAAATCGCcatgaaattaattacatcAATAAAGCAAAATCCCAAAGTCTGTTATCTTGTTGTGATCTAATCTTTGGATTATTGATGTTTTTGGCCTAGACttttcggttcggttcggtttagGCCTATTTGTCTTTAAACGACTTAACGAGTTTCCAGTCGATCATATTACTTATTATACtcgatcatcatcatcatcatcaacgccatcgccatcatcGTTGTCTGATCTTATCTGCGGGAACTGCTCGCGAATTCATTCAATGCGGGAAGGTGCCACCAATTTTGCATACAAATGGTTGCGGCACGCCGGCAACAAAATCGTGATTATGTTTTGTAAACAATACGCGATCAggccacaaacacacacacacacacacacacacatatacatggACAAACATATATTTCAAGACGCATCTGTTAATGGGCCGTCAGTATTGGAGAAGGCATTCTCCATTTAACCACTGGTTGTATCTATCTCTATATAAGGGGGAAGCTTATGCGAATAGCAAATTGTGTCAAGGCAATAAAAGAGAAGTAGGAAAGTTTGCAAACAAGAGGGGAGAAAGATAGAAGAGAAACATTGAACATTCAAAGAAATTAAGACAAATATATCCATTTAAAGAGAAGGTGAACGATAGATATAGAAAGAAAGAGATATAAACATGTATataaagagagtgagaaaatCACAGAGAATGAAAGTTGACAATATAACTAAACTAGAAACAAGAAAGATATtcatataaaacaataaagtgAAGGTGATACGAAAAGAGATGGAAAGAGAGTTTTAGATAaagctacatatatatacttttatagaAAGAGAGATATAGGGACACATAGATTTTGAAAAGGACAGAGACAGGTAGATGTCAATAGAATAGATAtaacaagaaagaaaacaaacaagtaagaaagctacagtcgagtgtgctcgactgtgaaatacccgctacccattttgaataaaagcaatatattgcggtaataatctcaaaatattaaaaataaatatgcatgtattttcgATCGGAATTTGAACTCCAGCACCACCGACCGtgtggttaaaaaaaaaaaaagtttgtacttcGAGCGGGTTCGAACCCGGGCACCACAACATACgcggcttgcactctaccacctgagctatcgcattgcttaAGAACCCTTATGCATACAGATGCTAATATagacgagcatgtatatacgtatacgcatacatacaatacatacatagcaggcggttttgctcatacaaaatatttctttaacaaaatccacaatttttatttataattgttgtaaatacgattaaaaaaatttgtaccccgagcggaCTCGAACCCGAGTCCCCCGACTACCACAGCAGTAATaagcttgcactctaccaatagagctatcgcagtgtctcttgcatacatatacaaatatagaggcgagcatgtatatacgtatacgcatacatacaacacatacatagaaagcgtttttgcccatacaaaactatttctttaataacttctacaatttttatctgatcgcaaccaaattttcaggaatcataaatgctatagttattattgtatataccaaaattcgtaattctagctttacaattacgcttgttattcgatttttttgatttacggaggcggaagtgggcgtggcaaaaatttgaaacaaacttgatctgcgtgcaaacataacaaatgctgtcgaaaaaaaattatagctctatctcttatagtctctgagatctaggtgttcatacggacggacggacagacacacagacggacagacggacagacggacagacggacagacggacagacggacagacggacatggctatatcgtctcggctgttgacgctgatcaagaatatatatactttgtagggtcggagatgcctccttctacctgttacatacatttcctgccggcacaaagttataatacccttctaccctatgggtagcgggtataaaaatgttaaataaaatataagcaTACAATGACAGAAAGAGAAGGTAAAGAAAGAGATGGAAAGCGAATAATTATTGAAGTTAGATATAAAAAAAGACAGgaggaagaaagagagagaaatgaaGATTTTGAATAGTAGAGAGGTTGAAATAAggtagatagatagataggcTTAGACTGAAATTTGTTCTCTTACTaagaggagaaagagagagagagagagagagagagagagagagagagagagagagagagagagagagagagagagagagagagagagagagagagagagagagagagagagagagagatagaaagacgAAGATTGTGATTATGATAACACGACAGAGAGTAAAAGACAGATAGATATGGAAAGAAAAAGATAGATATGACACAGACTGACAGTTTACCtctaattacaaaataaaaaatgtgtgttaaagagtgagagagaaagaggaagatTGTGAAATATGACAGAGAGTAAAAGAAGACAGATATATAAGAAAGAAACAGATAGAAATGACTCAAACTCCGATAATTTtcctttatttaaatattaggCAATGTGTGCTaaagagaggcagagagagcgagagagagaaaggaaaaTTAAGATTTTGAATAGGACAGAGAGTAAAAGAAGACAAATAGATATGGGAAGAAAGAGACATATAGAAACGACTCAGACTCCAACAGTTTTCctctaattaaatattaaacaatatgTGCTCAACAGgtagcaaatagcaaataatttgatatggATAGCTAGTATGTTAGATAAATAGTCAGCTTAGTGCACTTGCTGTGCAGCGGCGACAATCAATAGTCGGCAATCGCAGCTATCCGTTTGCCAGTGCGCAGTTCAAACAAAGGCAGAGCTATACTTTTATGGGTCAATTTGCGGACGCCCATTACGAATGTACAGTTGTAGTGGTAAATAATGGCACATACAACTCTatgcatctctctctctctctctctgtgtgtgtgtgtgtgtgtgagagtgcgCGTACTAACCCATATGTGAAAAAGCCGCAAAATTGAAGGAAATTAACCATGGCAAAAGGCATGTGAGGCTAGCGCGCATTGTGGCAGCAACTAATCAGGCCCGCTAAGTGCGTCGCCGACGCGTCGTTGATAGCCGAACATCGGGCAGTGGTTAGAGTGTGGATAGCAAACTGGACAGTGGACAGTGGACAGTGGTGGGACAGTGGAACAGAGATTGCGGTCGCTGCGAATCAGTCTCATAATTGCAACGCGGTGGCAACGCCAGCTCAGCGCGTTAAGAACAGGCGCAACAGTGCTGACAGATTGTGACGGCTAACGGCTAAAATTCATGtcatacattttcttttttccttttttttaattttttgttggtgttattTTATTGTTCCTTTTagtttaatacaaataatttacagataatttttttgacttgtcgatttttttgtattgcttattttaaataagtaattgGAATTTAAGAAAAGGAATttgacattattttattaatgagaaattaattattattattattttattgacaatTCCTTATTGTGacattgaaatttttgcacaaatacaaaattttattgagGTTATATAAAAGTGTATTTGAATTTAGTGAAACCTCCCAAAAGCGAACATCTCCATTAGCCGGTTATTCCGCTAGGCGGATACTTTATTGTATGGCGCTTGGCATAGTTTACAGCGTAATATAGTCTGTATTAAACGGACAACAGTTGCTAAACACCGGGTGTCCGGCTAAGAGAGTTTTAAGTATAGtttataaattcaatgcaagttttatttgcatatatttttgcaattgatttttcgtatgtatttattatgaatttgCTGCGCTTATGCAACTGCTGCTCAGAATCATTTGGGCTTAGCCGTAAAACGGCTAAATTGCCACTACTGCGCCGTCAGCAGCGGTGATTGGCGCAGTCGCAATCGAATCagagtcgtcgtcgtcgtcgctgccgCCACCGTCGAGTCGTGTTTGTTGCCgacgccgtcgtcgtcgtcgtcgtcgtcgtcgtcgtcgtcgtccgtCAGTTTGCTTTGAACACTCGTACGTGAAAGTTGGCGCTGCGTCTGCGACGGCGCCTTGAAGCAAAAAGCTTtggcaaaacaattttttttgaatgcgCAGGCGTGCAACGGTTTTTTCTGTGTCTCTTTGGTACTTTTGGCcacgatttttgtttttgttatcatttttTTCGTCCGTTGTGTGTGCTGAAGCTAGATGTGTAGTGAAAAGCATATTTTTGCGAATATTTAAGTCGGTatgttgttgattgttttttttttgtaatatttattttttgtttggtgcTTGTACGATCGTTTTTTTTACAAACTCAAATATGCAAGAAGATTAATAACGGCAACcgcaaggcaacaacaacaacaaaaaaaacaacaacaacaagaaaagtcaacaacaattacgagtgcgagtgtgagtgcgagtgtgagtgcgagtacGAGTTCGAGTACTCGTTGCAGGCAATACGATCAGAGGAAGAGGTGAGCAAATatgcattgcatttgttttttgttttggtgtttgttttgtttatgcttgCTTTTCGAATTGCATTTGAGcgataaacattaaaaaacaaaaatcgacTAAAAAACAGGCGAAAAAACAAacctggctgactggctgcctATCCCAGCTGACATACATACTTTATGCACAGGCGATGGATACGAGGCTCAgttacagctacagctacagcgacagctacagatacagatgcgaATGCACAGgttcagatacagatacagatacagataccaCCAAGACACAGATACAAACAAGCTAGACATAACCTCATTATTAaagttgtcgctgttgttgtcctcaTTTTATCCGGCTGCCCAACCATGAAGTTGGAGCCGTCTTCGATTATTGAGCCGTTTgactcttttttctttttttttttttttgcctcctTCTCTCATCGAACCTGTTGTCAaagtagcaaaaaaaagaaaaattataaaaaaaaagcaaaaaattatatatcttATACAAAAAGACAccttgctgctgccgctggcaacctctagaaatatattttgtatgtgtatgtgagaCAATCTGAAAGCTCATTTCGATACACTTCTAGCAGTTGAGGGTAGTTCAACATTAGCATGGCATATTAGTGCGGTTATAACGCTTGATTGGATGGCCGAGGTGCCAAGTGAATCGACGGCCTAATCAAGGCTTAGACGAAGCATTGCAGCTTATGCATATGTGATTgatttttagcatatttagaatacttaataaatctttttttattgcaaatattttgaaatttatcatCTATTAACTGTGCTGAATCTTAGTTGCTCATAAATAATAGAATTATGTTAAATTGAAGCAgttttattccatttttgGTTAAGCGCATTAATGCGTCAAACTTTGAGATTAAAGTTCTTTCTTTACATTCTTCTGAGCGCTGTTCGCATGCTCTATGCTAAAGAGAGTAAAGCTGCGAACTGCAGGCTTAATTTGAAGCTTCGTACTTACTTTGTTGTTGGACTTGCTCAGTTGCTCATAAATAACAACATgacattaaattgaaactgttttattgcatttttgatTAAGCGCATTAATGCGTCAGACTTTGAGCTTAAAGCTCTTTCTTTATGCTCTTCTGAGGGCAGTTCGCAACTTTGCTCTCTTTAGCATAGAGCATACGAACTTCGCTTATTGCAGGCTTGAGTTCAAGCTTCTTACttactttgttgttgtacttggCATTGCCATGAACTTGCTGGCTGAGCTGTTGTTTTGGTGTTTGGAGCTAAGAGAGGTTTATagcaattttcgttttggatTCGCCAGCCCCATCAATTGCCAATTCACCGCTGTTCGCTATGTTGTGCAAAATGATTACAGAGAGGAATCATTATCGCCGCGCTTGAAATCTACTTTTTAGCTCCGCGCTTCAATTTGCCACACGTTTCGCAGCCGCGTCCCACACTCTCCCAATCAATCTGCGCAacatcgtcgacgtcgacgttgtcgttgtcgttgtccaaAAGGAATTGAAAGTGCGCGCGCGCGCAACCGCAATTAAGGCCAAGTGCGCAAAAAACAAGCCAACTCAGGGAGAGTGAGcgacaaaaacagaaaaaaaagagttaaCATTTAAgacaaaaaacagcagcagcaaagtgtATAAAAGTCATCCGAAAagagacaaaaacaaaacaaaagccaaaaccaaGTCGAAGGCTGAAGTGGAGCGCGCACTCgccaaaaaaaattcactttttttttgtttttgcttatgTTGGGGGCGCAGAACGCGACTCCAACTTCGACTACGACTCCAACTCAGGTACACATATCTCTCtagccacacacactcacatatacaaatgtatatatatgtatgttatgtttCACTGTATTTGTGTTTATGGCCCGCGAGTTGGTGAAAATCAACATACAGGTTATACAGATTTATGATCACTTTCTGATACTGTTCACTCACTGCTGCGTCCGGCAAtccggctgtctgtctgtccgtctgcccgtctgtctgtctgcttgtCTATCTGCTCACCTGAATGTGTCCGACAGATGAATGATGACGCTAGCTGGGCGGCAAGTTACAAGCTAACGGGGTCAGCATGgcaaattttttgaatttcattgcGATAATGCTATGGAAGGTGACAAACTTATCAGCCAGCTTGCAAGCTTCTACTGAAGTATGTCGCTATACTATACACTCTTAAAAGCtatccatatatacatatatccatTCATCTATCTATGAATCTTTCTAGAAATATTAATCTATCTTTCTATGTAACTTTCTATCTATATCAATCTACCTATCAAATGTATAGTATACATAAATAGATGCTTATTAAGATAGAttgatgtacatatgtatatagaaagtTACATGGATAGATTGATATTTCGAGGAAGATACATACTATTGTACTATTTATCTATGTGGCTTTTTAGAAATAGCAATCTATCTtagtatgcatatatatatatttgtatataaatcaTTCTATGAATCTTTTGTCTCTATATATGCATTTGAATCTGACCAATCTCTCtatcaattaatatatttgtatatactatatatagtatttatctTTCCAGCTATCATATATCTGAAGTATGTCACTATTCTCTCTTTATTGTTAGCAATAATATACATCTATTTATCTATGTAtctttctataaatattaagaTATACATCTATGTAACTTTCTATCAAATGTATAGTACATATAAATAGATCTATATTAAGAAAGattgatatatatatcttaatatttacatatactatatgccTCTATTCAAGTATATGAATCAATCTATGAATCTTTGAATCTCTCTATAAATTTGTGAATCTTTATATTGATCTACTAtctatatattcatatagatCAATCTCTCTATAtgtcaatatatgtatatctatctGGCTTTCCATTTATTTGTCTATGTATTCATGTTTTCAGCTATCTGTTAATCTATCTATGAaaatatctatctatctattcATCTATctttatatttctttcaacctctctctctctctcgttggCTGTCGCTTAAACTCTCTCCTTCACTCGCTTTGGCAACATGATTTGtgattattgaaataaaacttGCGACACCTTCAAACCTACAAATCTTTGGCAGCCAAGCCCATAAGTTTCCGGCAAATTTACTCGCTGTCTCAGCATGTGAAAGGTGCAGCAGCTATCTACTATGTTCAACGCCTTCTGCAGCCTGTTGATACTAAGTAACATAGTTTGCAGATATCTTGTGTGTGTCGGCAAATTTTctgatgtgatgtgatgtgatgtgatgtgatgtgatgtgatgcTAGAGAGCGACAGCTCCCACTTGCACTCGCGATGGTAATTGCAAATTACAgtcagagagtgagagaacaCGGATTGGTCATGGCTCGATGATTGGGCGAGGGAACTTCCTTGGGTGCAACGCTTGCCAGCAAATTGCAACAACATCGTTTTGTGGATGTTGCAACGGGCACCGtcagaaaatatgaaaaaaaaaatatgagaaaaataTCTCAcggcaaatacacacacacacacacacacacccatggAGCTGCCGTGTTGAGCTGAGCttcgtttttatttgctgaTGTTGGCATAAACTTGGCTCTTAGCTTCACTTATGTATTATGCAAACAGTCAACAAATGAAGCCTTCGGATTTGCTGGGAAAGTGAATGAGAGTGAGGGAGTTAGGGGAATTACGGGATTTGCGGGAATTTGCGGGAATTTGGACAGCCCAACAACATCTATGGACATTTTGCCGCACATATTTCcgattgtttatttattcttttgcGCTGCGCCAGATAAACAAATC
This region includes:
- the LOC133848320 gene encoding uncharacterized protein LOC133848320, which produces MSVCRPVVVRSTSFDSSFERSSQVFTASIILLIESVADHGYSSEAMLVCGTLAGYLIICSSLAIGHLLGAKMDRRIDVLFAVAGCVLFISTGAIILDRWMNNYETAIDKNTILSAGVLAFANGAIFIADTFVIFHAK
- the LOC133848321 gene encoding protein snakeskin is translated as MEFNNRLLLKIIELAIAIACVVLYETVGDMSKRPLIVCGTIGGYTVICGILLIGHVLGSVIEKRLNALISLIGCVLFVASGALVIDEWHDTHAYYGDRKRYSIAAGSLMIINGAVFLLDTLSICRT
- the LOC133849094 gene encoding acylphosphatase-1: MAASSKAEEKPTIMGCDFEIHGKVPKEAFELFAVAQAKLLGLRGYITRVSDDFYKGQLQGEGKVIEKFKQLIATAAEYVAAVKEFIVKNLKIIVDYTYETFELRKSP